Proteins encoded together in one Bos indicus x Bos taurus breed Angus x Brahman F1 hybrid chromosome 28, Bos_hybrid_MaternalHap_v2.0, whole genome shotgun sequence window:
- the LOC113885336 gene encoding zinc finger protein 322-like: MYTSEERYNQRTQKRKIYHVCPQKGKKIFIHVHEITQIDDQIYECLEREQNFCENLALIMCERTHSGEKPYRCDMCEKTFIQSSDLISHQRIHSYEKPYKCSKCEKSFWHHLALSGHQRTHAGKKFYTCDICGKNFGQSSDLLVHQRSHTGEKPYLCSECDKCFSRSTNLIRHRRTHTGEKPFKCLECEKAFSGKSDLISHQRTHTGERPYKCNKCEKSYRHRSAFIVHKRVHTGEKPYKCGACEKCFGQKSDLIVHQRVHTGEKPYKCLECMRSFTRSANLIRHQATHTHTFKCLEYEKSFSCSSDLIVHQRIHMEEKPHQWSACDSGFLLGMDFVAQQKMRTQTEELHYKYSVCDKSFHQSSALLQHQTIHFGEKPYICNVAEKGLELSPPNVSEASQMS, translated from the coding sequence ATGTACACTTCAGAAGAGAGATATAATCAGAGaactcaaaaaaggaaaatatatcatgTATGCCCTCAGAAGGgtaaaaagatttttattcatGTGCATGAGATTACTCAAATAGATGATCAGATATACGAGTGCCTTGAACGTGAGCAAAACTTTTGTGAAAACTTAGCTCTTATTATGTGTGAGAGAACCCACAGTGGGGAGAAACCTTATAGATGTGATATGTGTGAGAAAACCTTTATCCAAAGCTCAGATCTTATTTCACATCAGAGGATCCACAGTTatgagaaaccttataaatgtagcAAATGTGAGAAGAGCTTTTGGCACCACTTAGCCCTTTCAGGACACCAGAGAACGCATGCAGGTAAAAAATTCTATACATGTGATATCTGTGGCAAGAATTTTGGTCAGAGCTCTGATCTGCTTGTCCACCAGCGAAGCCATACAGGCGAGAAACCATATCTGTGTAGTGAGTGTGATAAATGCTTCAGCCGAAGTACAAACCTCATAAGGCATAGAAGAACTCACACAGGTGAAAAACCGTTTAAGTGTCTggagtgtgaaaaagcttttaGTGGGAAATCCGATCTTATTAGCCACCAGAGAACTCACACTGGTGAAAGACCCTACAAATGTAATAAGTGTGAGAAAAGTTACCGACACCGGTCAGCCTTCATTGTTCATAAAAGAGTACATACTGGGGAGAAGCCCTATAAGTGTGGTGCCTGTGAGAAATGCTTTGGCCAGAAATCAGACCTTATTGTACACCAGAGAGTCCACACAGGTGAGAAGCCGTATAAATGCTTGGAATGTATGAGAAGTTTTACCCGGAGTGCCAACCTGATCAGGCACCAGGCAACTCACACTCACACTTTTAAATGCCTTGAATATGAGAAGAGCTTCAGCTGTAGTTCAGACCTTATTGTGCATCAAAGAATTCACATGGAAGAGAAACCACATCAGTGGTCTGCATGTGACAGTGGCTTCCTCCTAGGCATGGACTTCGTTGCCCAACAGAAAATGAGAACTCAGACAGAGGAGTTGCATTATAAGTACAGTGTCTGTGATAAAAGCTTTCATCAGAGCTCAGCCCTTCTTCAACATCAGACAATCCACTTCGGTGAAAAACCATATATCTGTAATGTGGCTGAGAAAGGTCTTGAGCTCAGCCCTCCCAATGTATCAGAAGCCTCACAGATGTCTTGA